The Edaphobacter sp. 12200R-103 genome contains a region encoding:
- a CDS encoding ABC transporter permease has translation MTSFVQDVRFALRQLKKTPAFTVTVLLTLALGIGANAAIFTLINSVLLRNLPVADPAMLVRVGDDPNACCVGSGWANDGDYSLFPTEAYEEMKKNAPEFEELAAIQAGFSFRPVTVRRDGPDALPKSVMGEYVSGNYFRTFGLRPYAGRLFNDADNMKGAPMTAVISYAAWQRDFSGDPRVIGGTFWVNTKPVTVVGVAPKGFYGDRLLTTPPDYYLPIETMPEIMGVSYVHDPNTNWLYIVGRVKPGTAMGPLQEKLGATMRQALLKTRINVTTGEGKNKFARTHVTLTPGGAGIQRMQQQYGEHLHLLMWIAGLVLLVACANIANLLLVRGMARKTEMSVRSAMGAGRSRLVRQLLTESVLLSGMGGLLGLAVAYGGTRMLLALVFPGAQDVPIDANPAGEVIAFAFGLSLLTGVLFGVAPAWLASRAQPADVLRSGVRTTASGATKLQKALVILQAGLSFVLLVGAGLFAQSLRKLESTDMKLDSRNRYIVHINPQAAGYKQTQLEGLYREIENRFHMLPGVVKVGITSYTPMEDNNNGWGWKVQGMPNVSHGASFLRVNSEYFDSVGTKVLMGRGVGIGDTSTAPPVAVVNQAFAKKFFGDANPIGRRIGSDDPGEFEIIGVVEDTVYQSVRWTDHLMVFVPSMQRPSDYGPIEKDLDLYAGAIVLQTDRPMNEMETIVRKTLAGINPNLTVVKFQTFDQQIADQFTEERMLSRLTMLFGGLALLLAAIGLYGVTAYTVVRRTQEIGIRMALGADRSGVVAMILRGAMAQALVGLAIGIPVALLCVRFVKSQLYGVTKVDAGVLVAALAVLGLAAAVAGLIPAKRAASIEPMEALRME, from the coding sequence ATGACCAGTTTTGTCCAGGATGTGCGGTTTGCTTTGCGGCAGTTGAAGAAGACTCCTGCCTTTACCGTGACAGTGCTGCTGACGCTGGCTCTCGGGATTGGGGCAAACGCAGCGATCTTTACTCTGATCAACAGCGTTCTGCTCAGGAACCTGCCGGTAGCCGACCCGGCGATGCTGGTTCGGGTGGGCGATGATCCAAACGCCTGCTGCGTTGGATCGGGCTGGGCGAACGACGGAGATTACTCCCTGTTTCCGACCGAGGCTTATGAGGAGATGAAAAAGAACGCTCCGGAGTTCGAGGAGCTGGCGGCGATTCAGGCAGGCTTCAGTTTTCGGCCCGTGACGGTACGGAGGGATGGACCGGACGCGCTGCCGAAGTCGGTGATGGGAGAGTACGTTTCGGGGAATTACTTCCGCACCTTCGGGCTGCGACCATATGCCGGGCGTTTGTTCAACGACGCAGATAACATGAAGGGTGCTCCGATGACCGCGGTGATCAGCTATGCGGCATGGCAGAGGGACTTTTCCGGTGACCCCAGGGTGATCGGAGGCACGTTCTGGGTCAATACGAAGCCGGTGACCGTGGTCGGGGTGGCTCCAAAGGGATTCTATGGAGACCGGTTGCTGACCACGCCTCCGGATTACTACCTGCCGATAGAAACAATGCCGGAGATCATGGGCGTGTCCTATGTGCATGACCCGAACACGAACTGGCTGTATATCGTCGGGAGAGTGAAACCCGGAACGGCGATGGGGCCCTTGCAGGAAAAGCTGGGTGCAACGATGCGGCAGGCACTGCTGAAGACACGCATCAACGTCACCACAGGAGAAGGGAAGAATAAATTCGCAAGAACGCATGTCACGCTGACTCCCGGTGGTGCGGGCATTCAGCGGATGCAGCAGCAATATGGAGAGCACCTCCATTTGCTGATGTGGATTGCAGGGCTGGTGCTGCTGGTGGCATGCGCCAACATCGCGAACCTGCTGCTGGTGCGCGGCATGGCCCGGAAGACGGAGATGTCCGTACGGTCTGCAATGGGCGCCGGACGCTCCCGGCTGGTTCGACAGCTGCTGACGGAGAGCGTGCTGTTGTCGGGTATGGGCGGCCTGTTGGGGTTGGCGGTTGCCTACGGCGGGACCCGGATGCTTCTTGCTCTGGTCTTTCCGGGAGCGCAGGATGTGCCGATCGATGCGAACCCCGCGGGCGAGGTCATTGCGTTTGCCTTCGGACTGAGCCTTCTGACAGGAGTTCTGTTCGGTGTGGCTCCGGCCTGGCTGGCCTCCAGGGCGCAACCTGCAGATGTGCTTCGAAGCGGGGTGAGAACAACGGCCAGCGGGGCTACAAAATTACAGAAGGCGCTGGTGATATTGCAGGCGGGGCTGTCGTTTGTGCTGCTGGTAGGCGCGGGACTGTTCGCGCAGAGCTTGAGAAAGCTTGAAAGCACGGACATGAAGCTGGATTCCCGAAACCGGTACATCGTCCATATTAATCCTCAGGCAGCCGGGTACAAGCAGACGCAGCTTGAGGGACTCTATCGCGAGATCGAGAACAGGTTCCATATGCTTCCCGGTGTGGTCAAGGTCGGTATTACCAGCTACACCCCGATGGAGGACAACAACAACGGATGGGGATGGAAGGTTCAGGGTATGCCGAATGTGAGCCACGGAGCGTCGTTTCTCCGGGTCAATTCCGAATACTTCGACTCCGTAGGAACGAAGGTCCTGATGGGGCGGGGTGTCGGAATTGGGGATACCTCCACGGCTCCTCCGGTTGCCGTAGTTAACCAGGCGTTCGCGAAAAAATTCTTTGGCGATGCCAATCCTATTGGAAGACGCATCGGTTCGGATGATCCCGGAGAGTTCGAGATTATAGGCGTTGTGGAAGACACGGTTTATCAAAGCGTGCGCTGGACAGACCATCTCATGGTCTTTGTGCCGAGCATGCAGCGGCCCTCCGATTACGGTCCAATCGAAAAGGACCTTGACCTGTATGCCGGAGCAATTGTGCTCCAGACCGACCGTCCGATGAATGAGATGGAAACGATCGTCCGGAAGACTTTGGCCGGGATCAATCCCAACCTTACGGTGGTAAAGTTCCAGACGTTCGATCAGCAGATTGCGGATCAGTTTACCGAGGAACGAATGTTGTCGCGCCTGACGATGCTGTTCGGCGGGCTGGCGCTGCTGTTAGCGGCGATTGGGCTCTACGGCGTAACGGCTTATACGGTGGTGCGGCGGACCCAGGAGATCGGAATCCGGATGGCCTTGGGCGCGGATCGGAGCGGCGTGGTGGCGATGATCCTGCGTGGCGCGATGGCGCAGGCGCTGGTCGGGCTGGCGATCGGGATTCCCGTGGCGCTGCTGTGCGTGCGGTTCGTGAAGTCGCAGCTGTATGGAGTGACGAAGGTGGATGCGGGAGTGCTAGTGGCGGCGCTGGCGGTGCTCGGCCTGGCTGCGGCCGTGGCGGGATTGATTCCGGCGAAGCGGGCGGCTTCGATCGAGCCAATGGAGGCATTGCGAATGGAGTAG
- the rpmE gene encoding 50S ribosomal protein L31: MPKEGIHPKYETITVKCACGTHFETRSTHKGDIVLEICSACHPFFTGKQKLVDTAGRVERFRRKFAQSDAGKAAAAK; this comes from the coding sequence ATGCCGAAAGAAGGAATCCACCCGAAGTACGAAACCATCACCGTCAAGTGCGCCTGCGGAACTCACTTCGAGACCCGCTCCACGCACAAGGGCGACATTGTTCTTGAAATCTGCTCTGCCTGCCACCCTTTCTTTACCGGCAAGCAGAAGCTGGTCGATACCGCCGGACGCGTCGAGCGCTTCCGCCGCAAGTTCGCCCAGTCGGATGCAGGCAAGGCAGCTGCCGCCAAGTAA
- a CDS encoding ATP-binding protein produces the protein MAEVCSICEGAGLRIVERDGRRFAEDCVCRVTQRTQMRIRRAGIPRRYEHCTFESYETNFPSSHRSLGAALLRARKFVESYPLETDGTGLLLTGNIGVGKTHLAVGILQSLVIERGAAGLFYDYRDLLKQVQNSYNPQVRQTELEVLRPVFEAEILVLDELGAVKPTDWVWDTVAHILNTRYNDRRTTIITTNYPNHPPLGAGSGDGSMRLREETLGDRIGERMRSRLQEMCVVVEMQGEDFRQKVKRASFA, from the coding sequence ATGGCTGAGGTTTGTTCTATCTGCGAAGGAGCCGGGCTTCGGATCGTCGAGCGCGACGGCCGCCGCTTTGCCGAGGACTGTGTCTGCAGGGTGACGCAGCGCACCCAGATGCGCATCCGTCGTGCCGGTATTCCACGCCGGTATGAGCACTGTACGTTCGAGAGTTATGAGACGAACTTCCCATCGTCGCACCGTTCTCTGGGAGCAGCACTTCTTCGGGCGAGGAAGTTTGTGGAGAGCTATCCTTTGGAGACGGATGGAACAGGGCTGCTCCTGACCGGGAATATCGGGGTGGGGAAGACCCATCTTGCGGTTGGGATCCTGCAGTCGCTGGTGATTGAGCGCGGCGCGGCGGGCCTGTTTTACGACTATCGCGACCTTCTGAAGCAGGTTCAAAACAGTTATAACCCGCAGGTCCGGCAGACCGAGCTTGAAGTCCTGCGTCCAGTCTTCGAGGCCGAGATTCTGGTGCTCGATGAGCTTGGAGCGGTGAAGCCGACCGACTGGGTCTGGGATACGGTGGCACACATCCTGAATACCCGGTACAACGATCGCCGCACGACGATCATTACGACGAACTACCCCAATCATCCTCCGCTGGGAGCAGGAAGCGGAGACGGCTCAATGCGGCTCCGGGAGGAGACGCTCGGGGATCGCATCGGTGAGCGTATGCGGTCGCGCCTGCAGGAGATGTGCGTCGTTGTTGAGATGCAGGGTGAGGATTTTCGTCAGAAGGTAAAACGCGCGAGCTTCGCGTGA